One region of Carya illinoinensis cultivar Pawnee chromosome 8, C.illinoinensisPawnee_v1, whole genome shotgun sequence genomic DNA includes:
- the LOC122317874 gene encoding RING-H2 finger protein ATL13-like, whose translation MERLLLEIKDRNFAPPTQSYFLSQPPPRPPPTLQSDIFRLNDKVNPSVLLIIIILAIIFFVSGLLHLLVRFLRRPQNRDPHDLESVTAFQGQLQQLFLLHDAGVDQSFIDTLPIFHYKAIIGLKNPFDCAVCLCEFEPEDKLRLLPKCSHAFHMECIDTWLLSHSTCPLCRASLLPDFSPNRNCSPVVLVLESGSESSREIIPEAAPGRTSSVGRTDPRLGSHCVTEFGSARIDLLHKSGDLGAKDDPRPTVTVNSKEKVVPVKLGKFRNVDGGEGSSGNNVDARRCFSMGSFEYVMDENSSLQVPIKTPVKKQSSKKLSLPLTPGHRLAMSEYDGESRREFNFNGFDAIGNFEADRGPNLNSNANGNGSAIGRSKRESFSVSKIWLQGKKEKPNASADASRRAVSFRFPVHQSVVAEEDLKAKNGDGGARRSISEINIGRRENGGNELCCDEDRQSYNNLDSQAKVPSFARRTLLWLTGKQNKVVHSSSVSNV comes from the coding sequence ATGGAACGGCTGTTACTTGAAATCAAAGACCGAAACTTTGCTCCTCCCACACAATCATATTTCCTTTCTCAGCCACCCCCACGTCCACCACCCACTCTTCAATCTGATATCTTCAGATTGAACGACAAGGTTAACCCAAGCGTACTGctcatcattataattcttGCCATCATCTTCTTTGTTTCTGGTTTGCTTCACCTTCTTGTTAGATTCCTCAGGAGACCCCAAAATAGAGACCCACATGATTTGGAGAGTGTGACGGCTTTTCAAGGGCAATTGCAGCAACTCTTCCTCCTCCATGATGCTGGGGTTGACCAGTCTTTCATAGACACCCTCCCTATCTTCCATTACAAAGCCATTATAGGGTTGAAGAACCCCTTTGACTGCGCTGTCTGCCTCTGTGAATTTGAGCCCGAAGACAAGCTCAGGTTGTTGCCAAAATGCAGCCACGCCTTTCACATGGAATGCATTGACACATGGCTCTTATCTCACTCCACTTGCCCACTTTGTAGAGCTAGCTTGCTCCCTGATTTCTCTCCAAATCGTAACTGCTCACCCGTTGTACTTGTTCTTGAATCGGGAAGTGAGAGCTCAAGAGAGATTATCCCAGAGGCTGCTCCTGGCCGAACCAGTTCAGTTGGAAGAACCGATCCCCGTCTGGGTTCGCATTGTGTCACTGAATTTGGGTCCGCACGCATCGATTTATTGCATAAATCCGGTGATTTGGGTGCAAAAGATGATCCCAGACCAACAGTGACGGTGAATTCAAAGGAGAAAGTAGTGCCTGTTAAGCTTGGAAAGTTCAGGAACGTGGATGGAGGTGAAGGTAGTAGCGGCAACAACGTGGATGCAAGACGATGTTTCTCAATGGGTTCATTTGAGTATGTAATGGATGAGAATTCTTCGTTGCAAGTACCCATTAAAACCCCAGTGAAGAAGCAATCAAGCAAGAAGCTTTCTTTGCCATTAACGCCCGGCCACAGGCTAGCAATGTCTGAATATGATGGTGAATCCAGAAGGGAATTCAACTTCAACGGGTTTGACGCGATTGGAAATTTTGAAGCAGACCGGGGTCCTAATCTTAACAGCAATGCCAACGGCAATGGAAGTGCTATTGGAAGGAGCAAAAGAGAGAGCTTCTCTGTTTCAAAGATTTGGCTCCAAGGGAAGAAGGAGAAGCCGAATGCATCAGCAGATGCATCGAGGCGTGCGGTCTCGTTCCGGTTTCCGGTGCACCAGAGTGTTGTAGCCGAAGAAGATTTGAAGGCCAAGAATGGAGATGGGGGTGCAAGGAGGAGTATTTCTGAGATTAACATTGGGAGGCGCGAAAATGGAGGGAATGAATTGTGTTGTGACGAGGATAGGCAGAGCTATAACAATTTGGATTCTCAAGCAAAGGTACCATCTTTTGCAAGGCGGACATTACTTTGGCTCACGGGAAAACAGAACAAAGTCGTTCACTCGTCCTCAGTATCAAATGTCTAG